One Xiphophorus maculatus strain JP 163 A chromosome 10, X_maculatus-5.0-male, whole genome shotgun sequence genomic region harbors:
- the LOC102219373 gene encoding alpha-tectorin-like isoform X22, which produces MAGRILLPLLLLSATAGVATQTTTASETTQAGISTQRQAGVSTQSQAGISTQRQAGVSTQSQAGLSTQRQAGVSTQSQAGVSTQSQAGISTQRQAGVSTQSQAGISTQRQAGVSTQSQAGLSTQRQAGVTSQSQAGMTNQSQAGLSTQRQAGVSTQSQAGVTNQSQAGLSTQQQAGVSTQSQAGFSTQRQAGVSTQSQAGLSTQQQAGVSTQSQAGFSTQRQAGVSTQSQAGVTNQSQAGLSTQRQAGVTSQSQAGLSTQQQAGVSTQSQAGFSTQRQAGVSTQSQAGVTNQSQAGFSTQRQAGVSTQSQAGVTNQSQAGFSTQRQAGVSTQSQAGVTNQSQAGLSTQQQAGVTSQSQAGLSTQRQAGVSTQSQAGLSTQRQAGVSTQSQAGLSTQRQAGVSTQSQAGMTNQSQAGLSTQQQAGVSTQSQAGLSTQRQAGVSTQSQAGVTNQSQAGLSTQRQAGVSTQSQAGLSTQRQAGVSTQSQAGLSTQQQAGVSTQSQAGVSTQSQAGMSTQSQAGVSTQRQAGVTPQSQGPLYPIAGTISSQSDDGSSPAISLLRSFNYFGQSYSQIYVNHNGDLTFDAPWYSYTPQRFPMYGSKDVIAPFWTDLDNRGNGDIYYIQYTSGSILQQVTQDINRYFPALNFQANWVFIATWHEVAYFPTTGTQTTFQAVLTTNGQYSFVLMNYGSIASTSRYVQAGYDTISSSHHFTIPGSFSSDATGPNSTFSLGSNVNVPGRWAFRVDHGSLVCNFNGQPVQLGDSFWSDSTCAQKCICTRAGLQCSNNPCSFSQICRPAAFQYSCQTVQRQTCTVTGDPHYYTFDNSVFHFQGTCTYVLSEQCQNGLPYYRVEGKNGHQGSTHVSWTVLVKVFVHDENIELVKGHQSQAKVNGSFVSTPFSLRNGSIQVYQSGFSVIISTDFGLMVSYDRFLYVRISLPYTYQNSTCGLCGNFNNRPEDDFRTREGEVVSSDVDFANSWKAAGDDEPGCDPHCSGLACAGCTAAQTALYRNSAHCGILENSTGPFAACHQQLPPRSFVDSCVYDLCVSGGYQPILCQALNVYSSQCQQNGIQPQSWRRSGFCEIPCPANSHFEAQGTGCPSTCVNPNSTNNCPLPNQESCVCNSGYLLSGGVCVPHSDCGCSFEGHYYRSGETVILDADCGRRCTCRFGSMTCSSHTCGQHESCRVEDGVRGCRPNSFATCWTRGPGSYNTFDGVMYQYPGACRLTLAKVMGSSDRTHFMITVEKVPQGPQGFSNVLKFEAQGTQVAIEMSNTSTVKVDGQLTRLPFSSGSNRIRIFQSSTHSVILRTAFGVTLQTVWPHFVRVTAPGVYSGLLGGLCGNYNADQNDDFRTPNGTLVTDSQMFGDSWRDGSLADHCVESRPRNPATNLRSSEYCGVLTSPTGPFTSCWAAVNPWQQVDACVEILQGSRDPASTLCEVLRDYALMCQHNDGSLGQWRNATGCVPTCPSNSHYELCGSSCPSSCPSLSFPFTCDTQCQEGCQCNDGFVLNGNQCVPPTSCGCFHDGRYRQAGEQFWDGEACQSFCTCNGVTGVVQCSPNSCGPQESCHVVGGEFGCHPNPHGTCSASGDPHYLTFDGKAYDFQGTCRYVLATVCNDTVDLHQFSVKAKNEPWFGLPVSITAEVVVDVLGYEVRMSRGNIGTVEVNGITRNLPIVFNGSLSIFGSGSQTFVNAAFGLSVMYDGSSTVSISVPPSYRGNMCGLCGNFNGNQTDDFHTPSGALSNTADAFGAAWKVPGNHTCSDGCGSSCAQCNDDRSARAQCEVIRAADGPFSFCHEEVDPAPYFSDCVFDVCVSGNRGSDLLCRALETYVSACQSANVRIYPWRQNTTCRTECPANSHYELCGTDCGHTCASSIDAACDHVCSEGCFCDEGFSRSGTSCVPVESCGCQHDGFYFNAGESFWTDGCSQQCECQAPNVLICSPSSCTPTQECTIRDGQLGCYDAMSTCTVLGDPHYITFDGALTHFQGSCSYVITESLRHSNNETQYKVVATNKHRGNNFVSFVSSVDIFLSNHPESAHVRLGPNKRVKVNGAEVSLPTTAGTFGQVMRQGSYIVFNAADVVVQFDGSSTLLVRMGRNYQNRVSGMCGNFNGDPNDDKVLPNGTLAQNDNQFGHSWKSETSQEGCGSTDQRSGDGLSDCRFIEEYKELCRVITNTSGPFSSCHLHSNPQPFFTSCVYDLCLYTPANGMLCSAVSAYEKTCTNLGLSIPNWRSPLRCAETDPCEQLDCAEYEWCGKKNGVYGCFCDEQHHRPNNESYDSNIECSSSSGTMSVSRCQLFEAGFHSSALHLHDSSCNGTLQDGRLIFHFDNDGHLCGTALRSNGTHFMYENTIQGHVDPHGGLISRERNLHLDFSCVYPLAQALSMAVGINPVESILRKKLPVGTGSYSVRMIPYEDEGFHFPLSTNGNIELEVDQMFYMEVRTEGVDQRQFATVLDSCWATPVNQANYPVRWDLIASQCPNPEDGTVEVIQNGVSTVSRFSFRMFSFTNHTQIYLHCSVHLCLLRNNNCRAHCYPGYHTLFKRDVSYHDSSALSIGPLVLVAQPNTGGLIQRNGVNRKISTSDGTGHLASIVTLIVSLLMTRILVN; this is translated from the exons ctGGATTGTCAACTCAACAACAAG ctGGAGTGTCAACTCAAAGTCAAG ctgGATTTTCAACTCAGCGTCAAG ctGGAGTGTCAACTCAAAGTCAAG ctGGAGTGACAAATCAAAGTCAAG ctgGATTTTCAACTCAGCGTCAAG ctGGAGTGTCAACTCAAAGTCAAG ctGGAGTGACAAATCAAAGTCAAG ctgGATTTTCAACTCAGCGTCAAG ctGGAGTGTCAACTCAAAGTCAAG ctGGAGTGACAAATCAAAGTCAAG ctGGATTGTCAACTCAACAACAAG ctGGAGTGACATCTCAAAGTCAAG ctgGATTGTCAACTCAGCGTCAAG ctGGAGTGTCAACACAAAGTCAAG ctgGATTGTCAACTCAGCGTCAAG ctGGAGTGTCAACTCAAAGTCAAG ctgGATTGTCAACTCAGCGTCAAG ctGGAGTGTCAACTCAAAGTCAAG ctGGAATGACAAATCAAAGTCAAG ctgGATTGTCAACTCAACAACAAG ctGGAGTGTCAACACAAAGTCAAG ctgGATTGTCAACTCAGCGTCAAG ctGGAGTGTCAACTCAAAGTCAAG ctGGAGTGACAAATCAAAGTCAAG ctgGATTGTCAACTCAGCGTCAAG ctGGAGTGTCAACACAAAGTCAAG ctgGATTGTCAACTCAGCGTCAAG ctGGAGTGTCAACTCAAAGTCAAG ctGGATTGTCAACTCAACAACAAG ctGGAGTGTCAACTCAAAGTCAAG ctGGAGTGTCAACTCAAAGTCAAG CTGGAATGTCAACTCAAAGTCAAG ctgGAGTATCAACTCAGCGTCAAG CTGGAGTGACACCTCAAAGTCAAG gaCCCCTCTACCCAATTGCTGGAACAATAAGCTCTCAATCAGATGATGGAAGCTCACCTGCAATTTCACTCCTACGATCCTTTAACTATTTTGGACAGTCTTACTCTCAGATTTAC GTGAACCACAACGGAGATCTGACCTTTGATGCACCATGGTATAGTTATACTCCTCAACGTTTTCCAATGTATGGAAGCAAAGACGTCATTGCTCCGTTCTGGACTGATTTAGACAACAGAGGAAATGGTGATATCTACTATATTCAGTACACCAGCGGCTCTATTCTCCAACAAGTTACACAGGACATCAATAGATACTTCCCAGCTCTTAACTTTCAGGCAAACTGGGTCTTCATAGCAACATGGCATGAAGTTGCCTATTTTCCAACAACTGGAACA CAAACAACCTTTCAGGCAGTCTTGACTACCAATGGCCAATATTCATTTGTGCTGATGAATTATGGCTCAATAGCCTCCACGTCAAGATATGTACAG GCTGGATACGATACGATCAGTTCCTCTCACCACTTCACCATCCCTGGATCATTCTCTAGTGACGCAACCGGACCTAACTCAACTTTTAGTCTTGGCAGTAATGTCAACGTACCCGGTCGCTGGGCCTTCCGTGTCGATCATGGATCATTAGTCTGTAATTTTAATG gtcaACCTGTTCAACTTGGTGACTCTTTCTGGAGTGACAGCACCTGTGCACAGAAATGCATCTGCACCAGAGCAGGGCTGCAATGCTCCAACAATCCCTGCTCCTTCTCCCAAATCTGTCGGCCAGCTGCCTTTCAGTACTCCTGCCAGACTGTGCAAAGACAAACCTGCACCGTCACTGGAGATCCACATTACTACACCTTTGACAACTCAGTGTTTCACTTTCAAGGCACATGCACTTACGTTCTGTCAGAGCAGTGTCAGAACGGACTGCCCTACTACAGAGTGGAGGGGAAGAATGGGCATCAGGGTAGCACTCATGTTTCATGGACAGTACTGGTCAAAGTCTTTGTTCATGATGAAAATATCGAGCTGGTTAAAGGACATCAAAGTCAGGCCAAG GTCAACGGAAGCTTTGTATCAACTCCGTTTTCCCTCAGAAACGGCTCTATCCAGGTTTATCAGTCAGGTTTCTCTGTGATCATCAGCACTGACTTTGGCCTGATGGTTTCTTATGACAGGTTTTTATATGTCCGAATCAGTTTGCCCTACACTTACCAAAATAGCACATGTGGGCTCTGCGGAAACTTCAACAATCGCCCTGAGGATGACTTTCGAACCCGTGAAGGTGAAGTGGTGAGCTCTGATGTGGATTTTGCCAACAGCTGGAAAGCTGCTGGTGATGATGAGCCTGGCTGTGATCCTCATTGTTCAGGTCTGGCCTGTGCTGGCTGCACAGCAGCTCAGACAGCACTGTACAGAAACTCTGCCCACTGTGGTATTCTTGAGAACAGCACAGGTCCGTTTGCTGCATGCCATCAACAACTTCCTCCAAGATCTTTTGTGGACAGCTGTGTGTATGATCTCTGTGTCAGTGGAGGGTATCAACCCATTCTGTGCCAAGCCCTAAATGTCTACTCAAGTCAGTGTCAACAAAATGGGATCCAGCCGCAAAGCTGGCGGCGTTCTGGCTTCTGTG AAATCCCCTGCCCAGCCAATAGCCACTTTGAGGCCCAGGGTACAGGATGTCCATCTACATGTGTCAACCCCAATTCCACCAACAACTGCCCCCTCCCAAACCAAGAGAGCTGTGTCTGCAATTCAGGCTACCTCCTGAGTGGAGGGGTCTGTGTCCCTCATTCTGACTGTGGCTGCAGCTTTGAGGGTCACTACTACCGCTCAGGAGAAACTGTCATACTGGATGCAGACTGTGGGAGGCGCTGTACATGCAGATTTGGCTCCATGACTTGCAGCTCTCACACCTGTGGCCAACATGAGTCCTGCAGGGTGGAGGATGGAGTAAGAGGTTGCAGACCAAACAGCTTTGCAACATGTTGGACAAGAGGCCCAGGATCATACAATACATTTGATGGAGTGATGTATCAGTACCCTGGAGCATGTCGCCTGACCCTTGCCAAAGTTATGGGATCCTCTGATCGCACACACTTCATGattactgtggaaaaagttcctCAGGGGCCACAGGGTTTCTCTAATGTGCTAAAATTTGAGGCACAGGGAACACAAGTTGCTATTGAGATGTCAAATACTAGCACCGTTAAG GTTGATGGCCAACTGACCAGACTGCCATTCAGCTCTGGATCCAACAGAATCCGTATCTTCCAAAGCAGCACTCACAGTGTCATCCTTCGCACAGCCTTTGGTGTAACTCTGCAGACTGTCTGGCCTCATTTTGTCCGTGTCACTGCACCAGGTGTCTACAGTGGTTTATTAGGTGGACTTTGTGGAAACTACAATGCTGACCAGAATGACGATTTCCGTACACCCAATGGTACTCTAGTCACTGACTCCCAGATGTTTGGGGACAGTTGGCGAGATGGCTCCCTGGCAGATCACTGTGTGGAAAGCAGACCTCGTAATCCTGCAACCAATTTACGTTCCAGTGAGTACTGTGGAGTTCTTACTTCACCCACTGGGCCCTTTACATCATGCTGGGCTGCAGTGAACCCCTGGCAGCAGGTAGATGCATGTGTAGAAATCCTCCAAGGCTCCAGAGATCCAGCATCAACGCTGTGTGAGGTCCTCCGAGATTATGCACTGATGTGTCAACATAACGATGGATCCTTGGGACAGTGGAGGAATGCAACTGGCTGTG TACCAACCTGTCCATCAAACAGTCATTATGAACTCTGTGGAAGTTCATGTCCGTCTTCCTGCCCCAGCCTCTCCTTCCCCTTCACCTGTGACACTCAGTGCCAGGAGGGATGCCAGTGTAATGATGGGTTTGTCCTCAATGGTAACCAGTGTGTGCCTCCAACATCCTGTGGATGCTTTCATGATGGACGATATCGGCAAGCTGGAGAACAGTTCTGGGATGGAGAAGCATGTCAGAGCTTTTGCACCTGTAATGGTGTAACTGGTGTAGTCCAATGTTCCCCAAATTCATGTGGACCTCAGGAGTCCTGCCATGTTGTGGGGGGTGAGTTTGGCTGCCATCCCAACCCTCATGGCACCTGCTCGGCCTCTGGAGACCCTCACTACCTGACCTTTGATGGCAAGGCTTATGACTTCCAGGGAACCTGCCGCTATGTTCTGGCAACAGTGTGCAATGACACTGTGGACCTTCACCAGTTTTCTGTGAAAGCAAAGAATGAACCGTGGTTTGGACTGCCAGTTTCTATCACGGCTGAAGTGGTTGTTGATGTCTTGGGCTATGAAGTGCGTATGTCGAGAGGCAACATTGGTACTGTGGAG GTGAATGGAATCACAAGAAACCTGCCCATTGTTTTCAATGGAAGCCTGTCAATTTTTGGAAGTGGATCTCAAACATTTGTCAACGCAGCTTTTGGACTGAGCGTCATGTATGATGGAAGTAGCACAGTGTCCATTTCGGTGCCCCCAAGCTACAG AGGAAACATGTGTGGACTTTGTGGAAACTTCAATGGAAATCAAACTGATGATTTCCACACTCCAAGTGGAGCATTGTCCAACACTGCAGATGCTTTTGGGGCAGCTTGGAAGGTTCCTGGAAACCACACCTGTAGTGACGGCTGTGGCTCTTCATGCGCACAATGCAATGATGACCGATCTGCCAGGGCCCAGTGTGAGGTGATCCGGGCAGCTGACGGCCCCTTCAGCTTCTGCCACGAGGAGGTGGATCCAGCACCATATTTCAGTGACTGCGTCTTTGATGTCTGCGTGTCGGGAAATCGAGGCAGTGATCTCCTGTGCAGGGCTCTAGAGACATACGTCAGTGCCTGTCAGTCTGCTAATGTCCGAATCTACCCTTGGAGACAAAACACCACTTGCA gaACTGAGTGCCCAGCCAACAGCCATTATGAGCTGTGTGGAACAGACTGCGGCCACACCTGTGCCAGCAGCATTGATGCTGCCTGTGACCATGTTTGCTCTGAGGGATGTTTCTGTGATGAAGGTTTTTCCAGGAGTGGAACAAGCTGTGTGCCTGTGGAGAGCTGTGGCTGTCAGCATGACGGCTTCTATTTCAAT GCCGGTGAGTCCTTCTGGACAGACGGTTGCTCCCAACAGTGTGAATGTCAAGCGCCCAATGTCCTGATCTGCAGTCCCTCATCATGCACTCCTACACAAGAGTGCACCATCAGAGATGGCCAGCTGGGCTGTTACGACGCCATGTCTACCTGTACTGTATTGGGTGACCCACACTACATCACCTTCGATGGAGCCCTAACTCATTTCCAGGGATCATGCTCTTACGTCATCACTGAAAGCTTGAGACACAGCAACAATGAAACTCAGTACAAAGTCGTGGCCACCAACAAGCACAGAGGAAACAACTTTGTGTCTTTCGTGTCATCAGTTGATATATTCCTCTCAAATCATCCAGAGAGTGCTCATGTCAGACTCGGACCGAACAAGAGAGTCAag GTAAATGGAGCAGAGGTTTCTCTTCCCACCACTGCAGGAACTTTTGGTCAGGTGATGAGGCAGGGAAGTTACATAGTGTTTAATGCTGCTGATGTCGTAGTCCAGTTTGATGGCTCCAGTACTTTACTGGTCAGGATGGGCCGCAACTACCAGAACAGAGTTAGTGGAATGTGTGGGAACTTCAATGGTGATCCCAATGATGACAAAGTTTTGCCCAATGGTACTTTGGCCCAAAACGACAACCAGTTTGGCCACAGCTGGAAATCAGAGACAAGCCAAGAAGG ATGTGGATCCACTGATCAGAGAAGTGGTGATGGACTAAGTGACTGCCGCTTCATAGAAGAatacaaagaactctgcagagTCATCACCAACACCAGTGGCCCATTCAGTTCTTGTCACCTGCATTCAAACCCCCAACCAtttttcacttcctgtgtttacGATCTCTGCCTCTATACACCAGCCAATGGCATGCTGTGTTCTGCTGTCTCTGCTTATGAGAAAACCTGCACCAATTTGGGCCTTAGCATCCCCAACTGGCGCTCTCCTTTGCGTTGTG CTGAGACTGACCCCTGTGAACAGCTGGACTGCGCAGAGTATGAGTGGTGTGGTAAGAAAAATGGTGTGTACGGCTGCTTCTGTGACGAGCAACATCATCGACCCAACAATGAGAGCTACG ACTCAAACATTGAATGCTCCAGCAGTTCTGGCACCATGTCAGTGTCTCGCTGCCAGCTGTTTGAAGCGGGCTTCCACTCCAGTGCTCTCCATCTCCATGACAGCTCTTGCAACGGGACTCTCCAGGACGGACGACTCATCTTCCATTTTGACAATGACGGCCATCTGTGTGGGACAGCTCTTAGG AGCAATGGAACTCACTTCATGTATGAGAACACTATTCAAGGGCATGTGGATCCTCATGGAGGTTTGATTAGCCGTGAGAGGAATCTTCATCTGGATTTCTCCTGTGTTTACCCTCTGGCTCAGGCTCTGTCAATGGCTGTGGGCATCAACCCTGTGGAGAG CATTTTGAGGAAGAAGCTTCCTGTTGGCACTGGATCTTATAGTGTGAGGATGATCCCCTATGAGGATGAAGGCTTCCACTTCCCCTTGAGCACTAATGGAAACATAGAACTGGAAGttgatcaaatgttttacatgGAGGTGCGAACAGAAGGGGTGGATCAGCGCCAGTTTGCCACAGTTCTGGACTCTTGCTGGGCCACGCCAGTCAACCAAGCAAACTATCCTGTCCGCTGGGATCTCATTGCTTCGCA GTGTCCTAATCCAGAAGATGGAACCGTAGAGGTGATTCAGAACGGTGTCTCCACTGTGTCTCGTTTCTCCTTCAGGATGTTCAGCTTCACCAACCACACACAGATTTACTTGCACTGCAGTGTCCACTTGTGTCTTTTGAGAAACAACAACTGCAGAGCT cattgCTACCCGGGTTACCACACTCTATTCAAGAGGGACGTATCTTACCATGACTCTTCAGCTCTGTCAATTGGACCACTGGTGCTTGTGGCACAACCAAACACTG GTGGACTAATCCAAAGAAACGGTGTGAATCGAAAGATATCGACGTCAGATGGTACAGGCCATCTGGCATCAATTGTTACCCTGATTGTCAGTTTGCTGATGACCAGAATTCTGGTCAATTAA